A window of the Pogona vitticeps strain Pit_001003342236 chromosome 4, PviZW2.1, whole genome shotgun sequence genome harbors these coding sequences:
- the ANKRD60 gene encoding ankyrin repeat domain-containing protein 60, producing the protein MPRKKRHPDILSQTRTGLSSHLTALSRERSLRSGEFGSAQNRCFNLKLYIVETDELFVVPDCQRELTIKNLKSRLELLVGIPIHFQRLQYLDEVDLDDASTIKQNDIIPGGTLTLRIWSEDAWGRLVIAAAKGKIGKLRAIGATNTSTFSTANADLMGPEAKSEWLAHRAFVALFITVRRGHSEAVEFLLQNGADVKRKTPLGRTALHVAVTSGHVDCIDILLNYGARVNEEDHEGYTPITLARLWGQKDCERRLFRYQWKMRSGGTSKPRLDEKVES; encoded by the exons ATGCCGAGGAAGAAGAGGCATCCTGACATCCTTTCCCAAACCAGGACAGGGCTAAGTTCTCATCTCACTGCCCTCTCTCGGGAGCGGTCACTGCGTTCAGGGGAGTTTGGATCAGCACAGAACCGTTGTTTCAACCTCAAACTGTACATTGTGGAGACTGATGAACTTTTTGTAGTGCCTGATTGTCAACGTGAATTAACAATAAAGAATTTGAAGAGCCGACTAGAGCTGTTGGTTGGAATACCCATACATTTCCAGCGACTTCAGTACCTGGATGAAG TGGATCTTGATGATGCGTCAACTATAAAGCAGAACGATATTATCCCAGGGGGAACTCTCACTCTGCGGATCTGGTCAGAGGACGCTTGGGGGCGCTTGGTCATTGCAGCTGCAAAAGGAAAGATTGGAAAG CTGCGGGCCATAGGAGCTACGAACACCTCCACGTTTAGCACAGCCAATGCGGATCTCATGGGACCGGAAGCGAAGAGCGAATGGCTAGCACACCGAGCATTTGTCGCCTTGTTTATCACTGTGCGCCGGGGCCACTCGGAAGCAGTGGAATTCCTGCTTCAAAATG GTGCTGATGTGAAACGTAAAACACCCCTGGGCCGAACAGCCCTTCATGTGGCCGTCACCTCGGGCCATGTTGACTGCATAGACATTCTTCTTAACTATGGAGCCAGGGTGAACGAAGAAGACCATGAAGGGTATACTCCCATAACCTTGGCTCGCCTGTGGGGACAGAAGGATTGTGAGCGAAGGCTTTTCCGGTACCAGTGGAAGATGCGGTCAGGTGGAACCAGCAAGCCCCGACTGGATGAGAAAGTTGAATCTTGA